The DNA region AGACCTGCATCAACGCAGCCGCCGGTGACTGCCAGATCAACCACTGACCCGAACGTCTCCACGAAGTCGACGCCAAGGAGCTCCGCGAATGACTGCCATCACCAAGAAGCCCGAGAACCCGACCGCCCACCTCACCGAGGCCGACATCGAGGCGCTCGGCGCCGAGCTCGACGCGATCCGCCAGCAGGTCATCGACGACCGCGGTGAGTCGGACGCGGCGTACATCCGCAAGGTCGTCGACGTGCAGCGCAAGCTCGAGCTCGGCTCGCGTGCCGTCCTGCTCTTCAGCGCGCTGCCGCCGGCCTGGATCGTCGGCACCGTGGGCCTGAGCGTGGCCAAGATCCTGGAGAACATGGAGATCGGCCACAACGTCATGCACGGCCAGTGGGACTGGATGCGCGACCCGAAGATCCACTCGACCACCTGGGAGTGGGACAACGCCTCGACCGCCGAGGGCTGGAAGCACTCGCACAACGAGATCCACCACACCTACACGAACATCGTGGGCAAGGACAACGACCTCGGCTACGGCATCATGCGCGTCGACGAGGACCAGCGCTGGCACCCGATGCACCTGGGGCAGCCGGTGTGGAACTTCATCAACGCCTGCTTCTTCGAGTACGGCATCGCCGCCTACGACCTCGAGCTCGGCAAGAACCTGCGCGTGCCCAAGGAGAAGCGCTCCGCGGCCTTCAAGCGCAGCGCGGCGAACACGCTGAGGAAGATCCGCAAGCAGGCCACCAAGGACTACGTGGTCAACCCGGCGCTCGCGCTGCCGTTCGGCTCCGCGCTGCCGGCGCTGGCCGCCAACTTCACCGCCAACCTGGTACGCAACATCTGGTCGCACTCGGTGATCATGTGCGGCCACTTCCCCGAGGGCGTGGAGACCTTCGAGCTGAAGGCGATCCCCGACTCCGAGACCCGCGGCCAGTGGTACGTGCGGCAGATGCTCGGCAGCGCCAACATCTCCGGCTCCAAGGCGATGCACATCATGACCGGCAACCTCTCGCACCAGATCGAGCACCACCTCTACCCGGACCTGCCGAGCAACCGGTACTCCGAGGTCGCGCCGAAGGTGCAGGCGGTCTTCGACAAGTACGGACTCAACTACCACTCGGCCTCCCTGCCCGCGCAGGTCGGCTCGGCCTGGCACAAGGTCGTCCGGCTGTCCCTGCC from Nocardioides sambongensis includes:
- a CDS encoding fatty acid desaturase family protein; the encoded protein is MTAITKKPENPTAHLTEADIEALGAELDAIRQQVIDDRGESDAAYIRKVVDVQRKLELGSRAVLLFSALPPAWIVGTVGLSVAKILENMEIGHNVMHGQWDWMRDPKIHSTTWEWDNASTAEGWKHSHNEIHHTYTNIVGKDNDLGYGIMRVDEDQRWHPMHLGQPVWNFINACFFEYGIAAYDLELGKNLRVPKEKRSAAFKRSAANTLRKIRKQATKDYVVNPALALPFGSALPALAANFTANLVRNIWSHSVIMCGHFPEGVETFELKAIPDSETRGQWYVRQMLGSANISGSKAMHIMTGNLSHQIEHHLYPDLPSNRYSEVAPKVQAVFDKYGLNYHSASLPAQVGSAWHKVVRLSLPNGWLATTNAKNLPSQLKLLYGMATGDRRTRRVAQLHLERQARKQADATGTTKAPAAA